GGACTCTGTATGCCTGAGATCGCCGCAATGGGAGCACTCGAAGGTCTTGACGTTATGCTCAACGATGCCCTTTACGGTATCTTGTTCCGTGACATCAACATGAAGCGTACCCTTGTGGACCAGTACATGTCTCGTGTCATCAATGGCTTTGCAGGCGTTATCATCAATACCGGGGAAGACAACTACCTCACCACTGCCGATGCTGTCGAAGAAGCACACACCGTGTTGGCGTCGGACCTCATCAACGAACAGCTTGCACTCATGGCAGGTCTTCCCGAAGAACAAATGGGTCTTGGTCACGCATTCGAGATGGATCCCGAGCTCGAAAACGGATTCCTCTTCGAGCTTGCACAAGCTCAGATGACACGTGAGATCTTCCCCAAGGCACCACTCAAATATATGCCTCCCACAAAGTTTATGACGGGTAACATCTTCCGTGGTCACCTCCAAGATGCATTGTTCAATATGATCGGAATCTGGACATCACAAGGTATCCAGCTCCTCGGTATGCCTACCGAAGCGATCCACACTCCGTTCATGAGCGACCGTTACCTCTCCATCGAAAACGCCAAGTACATCTTCAACAACATGAAGTCCATCGGCGAAGAGATGTATTACAAAGAAGGTGGTATCATACAGACGAGAGCCAAGCACGTGCTTGCCAAGACCATTGCCCTGCTCCAAGAGCTCGAAGGTGAAGGACTCTTCATCGCTATCGAAAAGGGTAAGTTCGGTGACGTCAAACGTCCGCAAGACGGAGGTAAAGGACTTGCCGGTGTCTGCCTCAAAGGCGAACACTACATCAACCCATTCATTGAGATCATGAACCCCGGTACTAACAACAACAGCATACAATAAGCAACCAAAGATATGAGCGGAGGATTATACTCTACAGAGGCCAATGACTTTGACCAAACGCTGGACCTCACCAAGATTAAGCCATACGGCGACACGATGAACGATGGCAAGACTCAGCTTAGCTTCACCCTCCCTGTCCCTGCAGGAGACGAAGCCATAGAGGCTGCCAAGCTGTTGCTCAAGCAGATGGGCTTCAATAACCCTCAAGTCGTCTTTCACAGAGAACTGAAAGAAGGCTTCACTTTCTTCAACTGCTATGGCAGCTATACCAACACCATCGACTACACCTCCATCCACGTTCCCAAGGTCGAAGGAACAAAGTGGGATATGCAGGAGACCGACCAGTTCATCAAAGAGAACATCGGACGTCCCATCCGTGTCATCGGTGCGAGTACCGGTACCGATGCCCACACCGTAGGTATCGACGCGATCATGAACATGAAAGGCTTTGCCGGTCACTACGGACTCGAACGCTACGAAATGTTTGATACCCTTAATATGGGTAGCCAAGTCCTCAATGAAGACTTCATCGCAAAAGCCATTGAGATGAATGCCGATGCCCTCTTGGTGTCGCAGACCGTGACACAGAAGGATGTACACATCCACAACATGATCGAGCTTGTTGAAATGCTTGAGGCCGAAGGTCTCCGCGACAAGGTCATCCTCTGTGCCGGAGGTCCACGTATCTCTCATGAGTTGGCAAAAGAGCTCGGTTATGACGCCGGCTTCGGCATGAATACCTATGCTGATGATGTGGCTTCGTTTGTGGCTCAGGAGTTGGACAGAAGAATGAATAACAAATAATAAATCATAGATCTATGGATAAGAATCAGATCAGAGAAGTCATCGCAAGACGAGTGGCTCTTGAGCTCAAAGACGGAGATGTCGTCAATCTCGGCATCGGTCTCCCCACCCTCATCCCGAACTTCTTGTCCGAAGGCGTAGATGTCGTGCTACACTCCGAGAACGGTATGATCGGTATCGGTCCTACACCCGAAGCCGGCAAAGAAGACCCCTACTTCATCAACGCCGGAGGCGGTGCCATCCTTCCTGCCAAGGGGGCAGCCACATTCGACAGTGCGACCTCCTTTGCCATCATACGTGGCGGACACGTCGACATCAGCATCCTCGGAGCACTCCAGGTCGACGAGAAGGGCAACCTTGCAAACTGGAACATCCCTGGCAAGATGGTACCCGGCATGGGTGGTGCGATGGACCTTTTGACAGGTACACGCAAAGTCATCCTCGCCATGGAGCACACAGCCAAAGGTAAGGCAAAGATTATGAAGGAGTGTACCCTTCCACTCACCGCAGCAGGTCAAGTGGATATGATCGTCACCGAGATGTGCGTCATCAACATCACATCCGAGGGGCTTGTCGTCACCGAGATCCACCCCGAATTTACCAAGGAAGATGTCATCAACGCCACTGAAGCGACCCTCATCTTCTCTCCTGATTTGAAACCCATGTTGAGTTGATCACGACAAATACATAAACCTCATCCACTCTCCCAAGAGGAGACTGCGGATGGGGTTTATTTTGTGGATAAAACTATCTAAAACTATTATACTTATGAAGAAAGTGTATATCACAGCAGCCAAGCGTACCCCAATAGGCAAGTTTATGGGCGGTTTGGCATCGTTTCAACCCGGTGAACTCGGAGCTGAGGTCATCAAGCAGATCATCAAAGACACCGGCATCGATCCCAAGCACATCGATGCAGTCATCGCCGGTAATGTCCTCTCAGCAGGTCAGAAGCAAGGGGTGTCACGCCAATGTGCCATCAATGCAGGCATCCCACACGAAGTACCGGCTTACGGGATCAACATGGTCTGCGGTAGCGGTATGAAGGCCGTGATGAACGCCTATGCCGATATCCTCTGTGGTCTCGCTTCTGTCGTCATCGCAGGTGGTACAGAGTCTATGTCCAACGCAGGCTTCGTACTCCCCTCGAACGTCCGCCAAGGCTACAAGATGGGGGCACTCAATGCCGTGGACCACATGGTCAACGACGGTCTCACCGATGCCTTCCACAACTATCACATGGGGATCACAGCCGAAAATATCGCTGAGAAGTACCACATCACACGAGAAGAACAAGACAAGTTCGCCATCGCATCACAGACCAAAGCCATTGCTGCTGTCGACGGAGGGTATTTCGACGAAGAGATCGTCCCCATGAATATCGTCACACGCAAGGGGACTGAAGTCGTTGACAAGGACGAGTACCCCAACCGTGGTACCAGCCTCGAAAAACTTGGCACGCTCAAACCAGCCTTCAAGAAGGACGGAACAGTCACGGCAGGTAACGCATCGGGGCTCAACGACGGAGCATCGTTCGTGATGCTTGCAGACGAAGATGCTGTCAAGAAGTACGGTCTCACACCCCTTTGTGAAATTGTAGCCATCGGCACAGGCGGGGTCGATCCACAAGTCATGGGTCTAGGTCCTGTCCCTGCGATCAAACAAGCCCTCTCAAGAGCAGGTCTCAAGCTCTCAGACATGGAGATCATCGAGCTCAACGAAGCTTTCGCAGCGCAGTCACTTGGCGTAATCCACGAACTCATCGAAGAGTGTGGTGTGACACGTGAGTGGTTCGACGAACGCACCAATCTCCACGGCGGTGCCATCGCTCTCGGTCACCCTATCGGAGCATCGGGCAACCGTATCCTTGTGTCCCTCATACACGAGCTCAAACGCTACAACAAGACCCTCGGTCTCGCATCCCTCTGTATCGGAGGTGGTATGGGTACCGCGATTATCATCAAGAGAGTCTGATGGATATTTGAGAGAGAAAATATTTTTCTCCTTTACCGCAAAAACTCTGAACCCTCCGGCAGTGTCGAAAAATCCAACTTCGACACTGCCTTTTTATTTGCCCAAAGGATGCACACAGGACAAGACAACCTAAAGCCCCCCCATCCCTCCTATCCAAACAAGAGGGTGTTCCCCTTGAACAAATACTCGGGATGCGTGAGGTCAGCATGGAAGTCAAAGGTGAAAGGAGAATGAAGCTAGTAAAAACAGGAGACGAACAGAGGAGGTTAGCCGACTCTGTTCGTCTCTTTTTCGTGTGAACATCCCAAGGAGCAGACTCCCTTGGACGACGTCCTCACATGAGCACCTTACCTCCGAAAAGGCTCAGATATCAACGAGAGGACACTTCACACAACCTTTGAAGAAGTCATCTGCTCCATAAATCAAGACCCAGAGCCCCAATGCAGGGAGCATGACATAGGTGTGTTTCCCTTTGTTTTCATAATTGCAAGATCCCAACGCAGGGTCTATCACTAGAACCTCGAAAGGACTAACCTCACTACAATTATACAGACAAAAAGCGACAAAATCAAAGAAAAAGTAATAAAAAGACTCGAAAATCAAACTTTCTGATAAATTTATTTTTATACCCCATAATTCGTAAAAACACAGATTATAGAAAGACCGTATAATGACAAAAACGATCCTCTGAAACAGTGTTCATCCCTCTCCGGAGGATTTGTCGATCATAAGACGCCCATTGAGAGGATTTATGGGTATTTTTGTGGTAAGACTAAGGAAGATTAACGATATGCTACACTTCGACAGCGATTATATGGAAGGGGCGCATCCCGAGTTGATGCGTCGTCTGATGGAGACCAATCTTGAGCAGACTTCCGGCTATGGGACGGATGAGTACACCGAGAGGGCGAGACAACGCATCCTCGAGACTTGTGGACTGAAGCAAGGCAAGGTCTTCTTCCTCGTAGGTGGCACACAGACAAATGCAACGGTCATCGACGGTTTACTTGCTCATCACGAAGGGGTACTGGCAGCCGATACAGGCCATATCAGTGTGCATGAGTCGGGAGCAATAGAGGCTTCGGGACACAAGGTGCTTACTCTACCTTCGTATGACGGCAAGGTCAGAGCCGAGGATGTCAAGGGGTATATCACGGACTTCTACCGAGACGACTCATACGAGCACATGGTCGCTCCGGGGATGCTTTACATCTCTCATCCCACTGAGCTGGGGACACTGTATTCGTTGGCTGAGCTTGAGGCTTTGAGTACCGTTTGTCGAGAAGCCGACATCCCCCTCTATATGGACGGTGCAAGGCTTGGCTATGGGCTGATGGCCGACGGTACGGATGTGACCTTGGAGGATGTGGCTCGTCTGTGCGATGTCTTCTATATCGGTGGAACGAAAGTCGGTACGCTCTTTGGCGAAGCTGTTGTCGTGACACGGACGGATCTGCTACCTCACTTCTTCCCGCTTGTCAAGCAGCACGGTGCCTTGTTGGCCAAAGGCAGACTGTTGGGCATACAGTTTGAGACCATTTTCACAGATGATCTTTACTTCCGCATATCCCGACATGCCATACAGATGGCAATGAAGTTGAAGCAGGCATTCATAGCCAAAGGCCATGTGCCATACATCGACTCTCCCACCAATCAGCAGTTCTTCCGAATGCCCAACGAAGACATCGACCGTCTGATGCAGGTTGCTTCGTTCGAGCGGTGGGGGCCACGCGGAGACCAAGAGACTCTGGTACGCTTTGTGACCAACTGGGCGACACGAGAAGAAGCCGTGGACGAACTCATCCGCCACTTGTAAATACTACACCTTCGGACTGACGGGGTCAAAACTCCATCACGAACACCACACCATCCGTATGAGGGCGGTAACGAAGGTTGCCACCATGCAGACGCATGATGTATCGAGAGAGACTCAACCCTATGCCGCTACCACCGTCTTTGGTGGTAAAGAAAGGAACAAAGATATAGTCCTTGACCTCGTCGGGTATGGAAGCTCCCGTATTGAAGACCTCTATCGTAGGTCGTCGAGAAGAGTTCAGCTGTGCGGTGATGCGCACTTCGCCACCGAGAGGGGTGGCTTCGAGTGCATTTTTGAGTAGGTTGTGCAGCACCTGCATGATGAGAGCAGTATCTGCCGTGAGGGCAGACAATTCGTCCGCAACGGACACCTTCACCTCGATCCCCTTATCTCTGAAGTCGACCTCTTTCAAGAAG
This is a stretch of genomic DNA from Porphyromonas cangingivalis. It encodes these proteins:
- a CDS encoding 3-oxoacid CoA-transferase subunit B; its protein translation is MDKNQIREVIARRVALELKDGDVVNLGIGLPTLIPNFLSEGVDVVLHSENGMIGIGPTPEAGKEDPYFINAGGGAILPAKGAATFDSATSFAIIRGGHVDISILGALQVDEKGNLANWNIPGKMVPGMGGAMDLLTGTRKVILAMEHTAKGKAKIMKECTLPLTAAGQVDMIVTEMCVINITSEGLVVTEIHPEFTKEDVINATEATLIFSPDLKPMLS
- a CDS encoding acetyl-CoA C-acetyltransferase; this translates as MKKVYITAAKRTPIGKFMGGLASFQPGELGAEVIKQIIKDTGIDPKHIDAVIAGNVLSAGQKQGVSRQCAINAGIPHEVPAYGINMVCGSGMKAVMNAYADILCGLASVVIAGGTESMSNAGFVLPSNVRQGYKMGALNAVDHMVNDGLTDAFHNYHMGITAENIAEKYHITREEQDKFAIASQTKAIAAVDGGYFDEEIVPMNIVTRKGTEVVDKDEYPNRGTSLEKLGTLKPAFKKDGTVTAGNASGLNDGASFVMLADEDAVKKYGLTPLCEIVAIGTGGVDPQVMGLGPVPAIKQALSRAGLKLSDMEIIELNEAFAAQSLGVIHELIEECGVTREWFDERTNLHGGAIALGHPIGASGNRILVSLIHELKRYNKTLGLASLCIGGGMGTAIIIKRV
- a CDS encoding lysine 5,6-aminomutase subunit alpha; its protein translation is MQQQSKLGIDFKDVDRARASARKIALDVQTFVKDYTTVAVERTLCRLIGIDNVDADGVPLPNVVVDDLKNKNSLENGILFYLANGIIATGLTPQQLAEKVAFEQLDLTSFPFHSQEEVTKAIMPFIEASVARIRERRHKREHYIETLGEGSRPYLYVIVATGNIYEDVVQAEAAARQGADIIAVIRTTGQSLLDYVPFGATTEGFGGTFATQENFRIMRSALDKVGEEVGRYIRLCNYCSGLCMPEIAAMGALEGLDVMLNDALYGILFRDINMKRTLVDQYMSRVINGFAGVIINTGEDNYLTTADAVEEAHTVLASDLINEQLALMAGLPEEQMGLGHAFEMDPELENGFLFELAQAQMTREIFPKAPLKYMPPTKFMTGNIFRGHLQDALFNMIGIWTSQGIQLLGMPTEAIHTPFMSDRYLSIENAKYIFNNMKSIGEEMYYKEGGIIQTRAKHVLAKTIALLQELEGEGLFIAIEKGKFGDVKRPQDGGKGLAGVCLKGEHYINPFIEIMNPGTNNNSIQ
- a CDS encoding threonine aldolase family protein is translated as MLHFDSDYMEGAHPELMRRLMETNLEQTSGYGTDEYTERARQRILETCGLKQGKVFFLVGGTQTNATVIDGLLAHHEGVLAADTGHISVHESGAIEASGHKVLTLPSYDGKVRAEDVKGYITDFYRDDSYEHMVAPGMLYISHPTELGTLYSLAELEALSTVCREADIPLYMDGARLGYGLMADGTDVTLEDVARLCDVFYIGGTKVGTLFGEAVVVTRTDLLPHFFPLVKQHGALLAKGRLLGIQFETIFTDDLYFRISRHAIQMAMKLKQAFIAKGHVPYIDSPTNQQFFRMPNEDIDRLMQVASFERWGPRGDQETLVRFVTNWATREEAVDELIRHL
- a CDS encoding OAM dimerization domain-containing protein produces the protein MSGGLYSTEANDFDQTLDLTKIKPYGDTMNDGKTQLSFTLPVPAGDEAIEAAKLLLKQMGFNNPQVVFHRELKEGFTFFNCYGSYTNTIDYTSIHVPKVEGTKWDMQETDQFIKENIGRPIRVIGASTGTDAHTVGIDAIMNMKGFAGHYGLERYEMFDTLNMGSQVLNEDFIAKAIEMNADALLVSQTVTQKDVHIHNMIELVEMLEAEGLRDKVILCAGGPRISHELAKELGYDAGFGMNTYADDVASFVAQELDRRMNNK